A window from Camelus bactrianus isolate YW-2024 breed Bactrian camel chromosome 23, ASM4877302v1, whole genome shotgun sequence encodes these proteins:
- the LOC105070008 gene encoding troponin T, cardiac muscle isoform X3, with product MPNLVPPKIPDGERVDFDDIHRKRMEKDLNELQALIEAHFENRKKEEEELVSLKDRIEKRRAERAEQQRIRTERERERQTRLAEERARREEEESRRRAEDEARKKKALSNMMHFGGYIQKTERKSGKRQTEREKKKKILAERRKVLAIDHLNEDQLREKARELWESIYSLEAEKFDLQEKFKQQKYEINVLRNRINDNQKVSKTRGKAKVTGRWK from the exons ATGCCCAACCTGGTGCCGCCCAAGATACCCGACGGAGAGAGAGTGGACTTCGAC GACATCCACCGCAAGCGCATGGAGAAGGACCTGAATGAGCTGCAGGCGCTGATCGAGGCGCACTTCGAGaacaggaagaaggaggaggaggagctggtctCGCTCAAGGATCGGATC GAGAAACGGCGGGCGGAGCGGGCAGAGCAGCAGCGCATCCGGACTGAGCGGGAGAGGGAGCGTCAGACCCGCCTGGCT GAGGAGAGGGCCcgccgggaggaggaggagagcaggaggagggctGAGGACGAGGCCCGGAAGAAGAAGGCTCTGTCCAACATGATGCACTTCGGAGGCTACATCCAGAAG ACGGAGCGTAAAAGTGGGAAGAGGCAGACAGAGcgggaaaagaagaagaagattcTGGCCGAGAGGAGGAAGGTGCTGGCCATCGACCACCTGAACGAGGACCAGCTGAG GGAGAAGGCCCGCGAGCTGTGGGAGAGCATCTACAGCCTGGAGGCGGAGAAGTTCGACCTGCAGGAGAAGTTCAAGCAGCAGAAATACGAG ATCAACGTTCTCCGGAACAGGATCAATGATAACCAGAAAGT CTCCAAGACCCGCGGGAAGGCCAAGGTCACCGGGCGCTGGAAGTAG